The following proteins come from a genomic window of Myxococcales bacterium:
- a CDS encoding peroxiredoxin family protein: MAADKSATTKAPRARLSALACALAVVHGGAACAPFHLERAAGPRLDTASTRAPDFSLTSHTGRVVALHDALRAGPVIVVFYRGQWCPWCKEQLGEIAHEYASITERGAIVVAVSVDPHEDSVAFARAYDLPFDLLEDKGGAVSAKYVGLDVTGYSMPGVFVIGADGTLVLRHLGKNASDRVHSPALLAALAGAPGARTLPAGGRRGGFAPEERAQLRLDLGAGTSSDAVGSAPSVLSGSVGLSALAPLGARALIGPEVRFSGAPHAVDTNLAVKVRALFLDGLDELYLAPSGGLTVPLERAEGVGWNVGAKLGDQLLLRPSWGVYLQGGPTFARTYGARDTSTLRFTIDVGTTWAF, translated from the coding sequence ATGGCAGCAGACAAGAGCGCGACGACGAAGGCCCCTCGGGCGCGGCTCTCCGCGCTCGCCTGCGCGCTCGCGGTCGTCCACGGAGGGGCCGCTTGCGCCCCGTTTCACCTGGAGCGCGCGGCGGGCCCGCGCCTCGACACCGCCTCGACGCGCGCGCCGGACTTCTCTCTGACCTCGCACACCGGCCGCGTCGTCGCGCTCCACGACGCGCTGCGCGCGGGACCCGTGATCGTGGTCTTTTACCGAGGGCAATGGTGCCCTTGGTGCAAGGAGCAGCTCGGCGAGATCGCCCACGAGTACGCGTCCATCACCGAGCGCGGCGCCATCGTCGTGGCGGTCAGCGTCGACCCGCACGAAGACTCGGTCGCGTTCGCGCGTGCCTATGACCTGCCGTTCGACCTCCTCGAGGACAAGGGGGGCGCGGTCTCCGCCAAGTATGTTGGCCTCGACGTGACCGGCTACTCGATGCCGGGCGTCTTCGTCATCGGCGCGGACGGCACGCTCGTCCTCCGCCACCTCGGCAAGAACGCCTCCGACCGCGTCCACAGCCCCGCGCTCCTCGCGGCCCTCGCCGGCGCGCCCGGAGCGCGGACGCTGCCGGCCGGCGGGCGCCGCGGCGGCTTCGCGCCCGAGGAGCGCGCGCAGCTCCGGCTCGACCTCGGGGCCGGCACCTCGTCCGACGCAGTCGGGAGCGCGCCTTCGGTCCTCTCCGGGAGCGTGGGCCTCTCCGCGCTCGCGCCGCTCGGCGCCCGCGCGCTGATCGGGCCCGAGGTGCGCTTCTCTGGCGCGCCGCACGCGGTCGACACGAACCTCGCTGTGAAGGTTCGCGCGCTCTTCCTGGACGGCCTCGACGAGCTCTACCTGGCGCCTTCAGGCGGGCTCACTGTGCCGCTCGAGCGCGCGGAGGGGGTGGGCTGGAACGTGGGCGCCAAGCTCGGCGATCAGCTCCTCCTGCGGCCATCGTGGGGAGTGTACCTGCAGGGCGGGCCGACGTTCGCGCGCACCTACGGCGCCCGCGACACGAGCACGCTCCGCTTCACGATCGACGTGGGCACCACCTGGGCGTTCTGA
- a CDS encoding acyltransferase family protein has product MPDLGDARDPEFIRRHLDTLAAWVERYHHTEVEGLERVPRGAALAVGNHNGGIMSPDMFALMVAWWRHFGVDEPAYGLAHDMGFRVPGVRELLLRVGAVPARQESAIALLRRGCKVLVYPGGDIDAFRPASRAGEIVFGARRGFVRAALRAQVPVVPIVSAGAHEAFHVLSDGSDLVRRLGLKRLTRIEVLPLVLCLPWGVTVGPMPYLPMPVRIRIRVLAPIAWDLPAQAADDPEAVARCSDDVVGAMQAGLDALSREGGHGRRARLRALW; this is encoded by the coding sequence ATGCCAGACCTCGGCGACGCGCGCGATCCCGAGTTCATTCGCCGACACCTCGACACGCTCGCGGCGTGGGTCGAGCGCTATCACCACACGGAGGTCGAGGGCCTCGAGCGCGTCCCACGTGGGGCGGCGCTCGCGGTCGGGAACCACAACGGCGGCATCATGTCCCCGGACATGTTCGCGCTCATGGTCGCGTGGTGGCGGCACTTCGGGGTCGACGAGCCCGCCTACGGATTGGCCCACGACATGGGCTTTCGAGTGCCCGGGGTGCGTGAGCTGCTGCTGCGCGTCGGGGCGGTGCCCGCGCGGCAGGAGAGCGCCATCGCGCTCCTGCGCCGGGGGTGCAAGGTGCTCGTGTATCCCGGCGGCGACATCGACGCGTTCCGGCCTGCGTCCCGCGCGGGCGAGATCGTGTTCGGCGCGCGCCGCGGGTTCGTTCGCGCGGCGCTGCGGGCGCAGGTGCCGGTCGTTCCCATCGTCTCGGCAGGCGCACACGAGGCGTTCCACGTGCTCAGCGACGGGAGCGATCTCGTGCGGCGCCTCGGCCTCAAGCGGCTCACCCGCATCGAGGTGTTGCCCCTCGTGCTCTGCTTGCCGTGGGGCGTCACGGTGGGTCCCATGCCCTACCTCCCGATGCCGGTCCGCATTCGCATTCGCGTGCTCGCGCCGATCGCGTGGGATCTCCCCGCGCAGGCGGCGGACGACCCCGAGGCGGTCGCGAGGTGCAGCGACGATGTGGTGGGGGCGATGCAGGCCGGGCTCGACGCGCTGTCGCGCGAGGGTGGCCATGGCCGACGTGCGCGACTGCGCGCGCTCTGGTGA
- a CDS encoding ATP-dependent DNA helicase RecQ yields the protein MGSTEPTRAADSRAGSPTRAARAALSEVFALREFRPWQWDAVTALLEGPGRVLVVAPTGGGKSLTYQLPAVVLAGTTLVISPLVALMEDQVRGLAARGVSATFIASTLEIDERRRREEGLSRGDYKLVFVAPERLGSGAFLARLARADIALVAIDEAHCIAQWGHDFRPDYLRIGELLRVLAPPRVLACTATATLAVRREIVARLGLDQGPGYEEILRGFARPNLHLAACAVDGPKQARELTVDALTRALGGRGAAPAGGAIVYAATRRAAETWTEVVKQLGHRCATYHAGLDGEVRARVSAAFSARELDVVVATNAFGMGIDRPDIRLVVHVQPPGSVEAYYQEVGRAGRDGDEAHGLLLCSSADIAVRRRLAALDGGGAEAEPELAGRAWGQFRAVLTYLDAGSCRHDFILRHFGDERETLGGCGHCDVCERLDALADRGPQGAPTEAEASLAVRKALSGVARAKERAGLTAVAAMLAGKVDARVQRFGFDRLSTFGLLRGEGEPWSLALLRALLAAGYIDLTPTEHPVPRVTREGWEVLRSQEPARVLLPPRGVEARRGAGRPRGQRAPSMEPSIDADDRACFERLRAVRADLARERRVPAYVVAPDRALAEVSRVRPRSLAELGAVSGFGPSRLEAYGDAILQAVGEPPS from the coding sequence ATGGGCTCGACCGAACCGACGCGCGCCGCCGACTCTCGCGCGGGCTCCCCCACGCGCGCTGCGCGCGCTGCGCTCTCCGAGGTCTTCGCGCTCCGAGAGTTCCGCCCGTGGCAGTGGGACGCGGTGACCGCGCTGCTCGAGGGGCCCGGGCGGGTGCTCGTGGTCGCCCCGACCGGCGGCGGAAAGTCGCTCACCTACCAGCTCCCCGCCGTCGTGCTCGCGGGCACCACCCTCGTGATCTCCCCGCTGGTGGCGCTCATGGAAGACCAGGTGCGCGGGCTCGCTGCGCGCGGCGTGTCGGCCACGTTCATCGCGTCGACCCTGGAGATCGACGAGCGTCGCCGGCGGGAAGAAGGGCTCTCTCGGGGCGACTACAAGCTCGTGTTCGTCGCGCCCGAGCGGCTCGGCTCAGGGGCGTTCCTCGCGCGGCTGGCGCGCGCCGACATCGCGCTCGTCGCGATCGATGAGGCCCACTGCATCGCCCAGTGGGGCCACGACTTTCGCCCCGACTACCTGCGCATCGGCGAGCTCTTGCGGGTGCTCGCCCCGCCGCGCGTGCTCGCGTGCACGGCCACCGCGACCCTCGCGGTGCGGCGCGAAATCGTCGCGCGCCTCGGCCTCGACCAGGGGCCGGGCTACGAGGAGATCCTCCGCGGGTTCGCCCGCCCGAACCTCCACCTCGCGGCGTGCGCGGTCGACGGGCCGAAGCAGGCGCGCGAGCTCACGGTCGACGCGCTCACGCGGGCCCTCGGCGGGCGGGGCGCCGCGCCCGCTGGAGGCGCGATCGTCTACGCCGCCACGCGCCGCGCCGCCGAGACCTGGACCGAGGTGGTGAAGCAGCTCGGCCATCGATGTGCGACCTACCACGCGGGCCTCGACGGCGAGGTGCGCGCGCGAGTCTCCGCGGCGTTCTCGGCGCGCGAGCTCGACGTCGTCGTCGCGACGAACGCCTTCGGCATGGGGATCGATCGCCCCGACATTCGCCTCGTGGTGCACGTGCAGCCCCCGGGGTCCGTCGAGGCGTATTATCAAGAGGTGGGGCGCGCCGGCCGAGATGGCGACGAGGCGCACGGGCTGCTCCTGTGCTCGTCGGCCGACATCGCCGTGCGCCGCCGCCTCGCCGCGCTCGACGGAGGCGGCGCCGAGGCCGAGCCCGAGCTCGCGGGTCGGGCGTGGGGGCAGTTTCGTGCAGTCCTCACGTATCTGGACGCGGGCTCCTGCCGCCACGACTTCATCCTCCGCCACTTCGGCGACGAGCGCGAGACGCTCGGAGGTTGCGGGCACTGCGACGTGTGCGAGCGGCTCGACGCGCTGGCAGACCGCGGCCCGCAGGGCGCCCCCACCGAGGCCGAGGCCTCGCTCGCCGTGCGCAAGGCGCTCTCCGGCGTCGCTCGTGCCAAGGAGCGGGCCGGCCTCACCGCGGTCGCCGCCATGTTGGCCGGGAAGGTCGACGCGCGGGTGCAGCGCTTTGGCTTCGACCGCCTCAGCACGTTCGGCCTGCTGAGGGGCGAGGGTGAGCCCTGGTCGCTCGCGCTGCTGCGCGCGCTGTTGGCTGCGGGATACATCGATCTCACGCCGACCGAGCACCCCGTACCGCGCGTGACCCGCGAGGGGTGGGAGGTGCTGCGGAGCCAGGAGCCCGCGCGAGTGCTCTTGCCACCCCGTGGTGTCGAGGCGCGGCGAGGCGCCGGCCGGCCCCGCGGACAGCGCGCGCCGAGCATGGAGCCCTCGATCGACGCCGACGACCGCGCGTGCTTCGAGCGCCTCCGCGCCGTGCGCGCCGACCTCGCGCGCGAGCGCCGCGTCCCCGCGTACGTCGTCGCCCCCGATCGCGCGCTCGCCGAGGTGAGCCGGGTGCGGCCGCGGTCGCTCGCCGAGCTCGGGGCGGTGAGCGGCTTCGGGCCGAGCCGGCTCGAGGCCTATGGCGACGCGATCCTCCAGGCCGTCGGCGAGCCGCCCTCGTGA
- a CDS encoding VanW family protein, producing the protein MGKASPALQQFRGPDGRVHLARMSACALLGVFAAVLAVPPRETAPRGAPTPTPVVLLDRKPLPLDGDADRTLEAARSIARDYVALPLTVKVEGGRSITRPRSDLGARVDPERLRAVVAQLRDPRSAMRRAHHQVARDKPLELPLPVGVDTARAEAALLQVKDELDHAPRNARLDFKARKVLPDEPGQRVDVYATLARLDAAVLKGEGEVSAVVETIPATRTAEQIREVRYDDVLGYFFTKYARDNAHEARTFNLRIAASKLDGHVLMPGETFDFNEVVGSRDEAHGYKVATVISQGELVDGMGGGTCQVSGTLHGAAFFAGLEVVDRRPHTRPSGYIKMGLDSTVVYPTITLKLRNPFPFAVVLHETVENGEVRAEILGPPRTRDVTFFRKIGQATPFKEKEIHDPKIPRGERVLTQRGIPGFYVTRYRIVRDGPFAAREKSIDSYPPTVQIWRVGTGEPDKSFEAKDDGHPEYVADELLTIMQGPSARPGSAERGGATVESRVAGKYGSYGWTVREGFTKEIKPREGKSRGEPKDPQNPGVD; encoded by the coding sequence GTGGGGAAGGCGAGCCCAGCGCTTCAGCAGTTTCGCGGCCCCGACGGTCGCGTGCACCTCGCGCGAATGTCGGCGTGCGCGCTCCTCGGCGTGTTCGCCGCGGTGCTCGCGGTGCCGCCGCGCGAGACGGCGCCGCGAGGCGCGCCGACGCCCACGCCCGTCGTCCTCCTCGATCGCAAGCCCCTGCCGCTCGACGGTGACGCCGACCGCACGCTCGAGGCGGCGCGCTCGATCGCGCGCGACTACGTGGCGCTCCCGCTCACGGTGAAGGTCGAGGGCGGTCGGTCCATCACGCGACCTCGCTCGGACCTCGGCGCGCGGGTCGACCCGGAGCGGCTCCGCGCGGTCGTGGCGCAGCTGCGCGATCCCCGCTCGGCCATGCGCCGCGCGCACCACCAGGTCGCGCGGGACAAGCCCCTGGAGCTGCCTCTCCCGGTGGGGGTCGACACGGCGCGCGCGGAGGCGGCGCTGCTGCAGGTGAAAGACGAGCTCGATCACGCGCCCCGGAACGCGCGGCTCGACTTCAAGGCGCGCAAGGTGCTGCCCGACGAGCCCGGGCAGCGGGTCGACGTGTACGCCACGCTCGCGCGCCTCGACGCCGCCGTGCTGAAGGGCGAGGGCGAGGTCTCGGCCGTGGTCGAGACCATCCCCGCCACGCGCACCGCCGAGCAGATCCGCGAGGTGCGGTACGACGACGTCCTTGGGTATTTCTTCACCAAATACGCGCGCGACAACGCCCACGAGGCGCGCACCTTCAACCTGCGCATCGCGGCCTCCAAGCTCGACGGCCACGTGCTCATGCCGGGCGAGACCTTCGACTTCAACGAGGTGGTCGGCTCGCGCGACGAGGCGCACGGCTACAAAGTCGCCACGGTCATCTCGCAGGGCGAGCTGGTCGACGGCATGGGCGGCGGCACCTGCCAGGTGTCGGGCACGCTCCATGGCGCGGCCTTCTTCGCGGGGCTCGAGGTGGTGGACCGGCGCCCGCACACGCGGCCGAGCGGCTACATCAAGATGGGGCTCGACTCGACCGTCGTGTACCCCACCATCACGCTGAAGCTCCGGAACCCGTTCCCGTTCGCCGTGGTGCTCCACGAGACGGTCGAGAACGGCGAGGTGCGCGCCGAGATCCTCGGTCCCCCACGTACGCGCGACGTGACCTTCTTCCGCAAGATCGGCCAGGCGACGCCCTTCAAGGAGAAGGAAATTCACGACCCGAAGATCCCGAGGGGCGAGCGCGTGCTCACTCAGCGCGGCATCCCCGGGTTCTACGTCACGCGGTATCGCATCGTGCGCGACGGCCCCTTCGCGGCGCGGGAGAAGTCGATCGACTCGTACCCGCCCACGGTGCAGATCTGGCGCGTCGGGACCGGCGAGCCCGACAAGAGCTTCGAGGCGAAAGACGACGGCCACCCCGAGTACGTGGCCGACGAGCTCCTCACGATCATGCAGGGGCCGAGCGCCCGACCCGGGAGCGCGGAGCGCGGCGGGGCCACGGTCGAGTCGCGCGTCGCGGGGAAGTACGGCTCGTACGGGTGGACCGTCCGCGAGGGCTTCACCAAGGAAATCAAGCCGCGCGAGGGGAAGAGCCGCGGCGAGCCGAAGGACCCGCAGAACCCCGGGGTAGACTGA